aaaaaaaaataatgtcttCGGTACAGCACACTGAAATAAATGGAGCAGTGCTCATgcttatgtttatgcatttagcagtttatccaaagcgacttactaatgaggatataacaaggcagctaacatcaaagctaacaataagctacatagctaGTCGGGCTTTGTCAGAGGTGACGGTGTAGAAATAGAGTGCAGTCATAGAGGGAAGTGCAGCAAGAGATTTGAGAGTTGAGGGAGGAGGGATGTGTAAGGCAGACTGCAGAACATGAAGGATGCATAAAATTAGTACTGCAAAGACGGATTTAATGGAAATAAACCTGGATGTTGCTAAGCAACTACCATTTAATTTAAACAGCACTGGCAAGGTTAGGGTAAAAGGAGAAGCTGCAACTAATCATAAAAAGCAAAGGAGGAAACTTATGAGGTTCATGTATTATAAATCCCAGAAAGTTTAGAAAGAAACTCTGTAAATGCACAAAATGATGCACGGCAGatgcatgtggaaatgtgttctGCAAGCATAACAGTCAGCTCCTCTGAGACGGTTCACAGTGCGCCATCAGCCACATGATACACGGTCTTGGATCAATGGTTTTGGAAACGAGTAAGAAGGAATGAGTCATCTTTTGTAATTAGGACAAAATGGTTTCACATCATGTCCAACATAACAGCTCGACTGCGATCGTACACTTAACGGTTGGCTAATGAAGTGTATTCAGCCTTTGATGACTGTTGGAATCGGCCAGAATCACCTTTATTATCAAATGAACGCAACAAAATGTGAAAAGTTGCTCTGAAGATGAAAACAATACAGTCCAAAGCGAAACACAAACTATTATTAACATGTAACAGGTTCAGTTATGTAGCAACACTCCCTTTTTTGGTTTGTCAAGATTGATATGCGTGCGCAGTGATGAAGTTCAAAACGAGGCAAAAATAAGAATTGTACCAGAGATCGAAAGCATGTGTCTCACTTACACCAATGTTGTATCTTATCTTAGGGAGAAGCTTAAAGATGTCTTCGACACAACCAGGATGGATGTGACCGGTGGAAGGGACTCGTGTTCCCAGTCCCTCTCCAGCAGCCCCATGAGCAGCCCGGGCTCTGGCACTCACTCCTGCCACGGACCAGGCCCTAGTCCCAGTTCATTTCAGGGCCCACGACTCTGTCAAGCTTCTGAACCCAGTCCCAACCTATGTCAATCCAGTCGCCCCTGCCAGGGTTCGGGCCACATCTCAAACCAGTGTCAAGGCCTCACACAGTGTATTGGCTCAGGTCCTGGATCTGGACCATGCTCAGGCCCAGGACCGTGCACAGGGTCTGACCAAGGACCCTCCTTTGCTTCTCTGCCCGATAGTCTCCTGTCTGAAGGACCTTCACTTGCATCTATCCCAGATGCTCTCAACTCCTCTTCCTCCGGCCTTCCTCCTATTCCTGACATCCTGAGCCCCATGCCGGTGTATCCCGCCGGAGTGCTGCTGGTGTGCAACAGCTGCGTGGcctaccagcagctggtggaggccCAGTCGCCGATGAGAAAATGGGCTCTGCGTCGAAAGAACGAACCCCTGGATGCTCGCTTGCAGCGTCTGGAGCGCGAGCGCACGGCGAAGAAGAACAAGCGGGCATGCGAgacggaggaggagagggagatgaGGAGGCTGCGGGACCGTGAGGCCAAGCGCATGCAGAGGATGCAAGAGACGGACGAGCAGCGGGCACGCAGGCTGCAGAGAGACCGCGAGGCCATGCGCCTAAAGAGGGCCAATGAGACGCCAGAGAAGAGGCAGGCCAGGCTGATCCGCGAGAGGGAGGCAAAGAGGATCAAACGACGGCTGGAGAAGATCGACCCTGCTCTGAGGACACAGATAGAGCATGACCCTGCAGCGATGGCGGCCCTCACTGCAGACATGAGTCTCTTTCAGTTTCCCTGCCCGATGCCTGTCCCTTCCATTGACAATGGCCTCTTCATGAAGCTTCCCTAATTGAATCAGGCCAAAGGTGGGGGGCGAAGTGTCTTCTCGCAGGACCCCAGGAACCTGTGCACTGTGCCATCAGGTTGCCATGGTGACGGTGGACAACTCCATGCTGGTTCCCGTACTGGCTTCTTCTGTGTCGAACAGCTTCACACAAACCACTTTGTTAAATACATGAAGAAACTTGTTCAATTTCTAATTTATTACAGTCTATAAAACCTTGGGAACAGGGTTGAGAATGTTTCATATTGTTTGGATGATGACACAAGAGCATGTTGTAAAGAGATTTATTTGTTCGTCAGTGCCAGATTCAACACAGTTCATTCTAGTGGAAGCAGTTATACTTCCCtcgagggaagaaaaaaaaaaaaaaagaaatcttttgCACATGGATCCTCAGTGAGGGGAGCGGGGACTTAGTAGCCACAGCCTCCTCCTTTGTGGTCCACTCCGCCAGCCCATTGATTCTGACTCCCTGGTAGCTACACCTCTCTCTTCAAGCCGCCGCGGGACCTTCATCAAACTACTACCTCAGCTGGCGCCGTGGCCGCGCTCTCTGTCCTGTGGCTTACAGCGTTCCATCTCCAAGCTTCCAAAGCTCTACATTTACCGTACACCACTGCAGAGGACACAGGCCACTTTACGCAATCTGCGTTTGCTTTTATCATTCTGGCACTTTAATAGGACACGCACATTCATTGGAGTACAAACGTATAGGTTCGGTCTGTGTTCAGAACAGATAGATCCTGAGTGTTTGTCCTATTGAACAGGCCCGGTGTTGAGCAGCATTCCCCTAATCTCCTGAGTTGTGAATCTTCACGCATACACCTCTTTTACATTCTCTTTGCCAAGATACTTACAACTTTGTGTTACAGAGCGTCTCTTTAGCTCATGAAAAAAAGTCTGTGCTGCTGTTATTGTACTGTATACATTAGTTAcctcttttatatatatatacatatatatatattatgggCTCATTATGTTGAGAAGTATGTGCTAAAATGTTTTCCTTGTGAAAAAAGTACCTGACGTGTTACCTATTGACCTCAGAATTTGTTACATTACTTGAATTCTGCCtgcaaagtttttttctttttttttttggttttcccGCTGAGTGAGCAGCAACATGAAAATTTTTCAGCATTGTATAGAGAATCACGCGTAGATAACGTAAACTCTGCTTTGTGCAATTTCTGTAGCATCGTCGTGCTTTTGTAAGGCTGCAGGCCTACCTTCAGAAAGGGTCATCGGCGTCgcttaaattatttttttatcccGATGATTGGGGAGAAGCGTTTATCAAGTTACATCACAGCTGGAAATGATTCAAAAAGCGAACTAAGCGATGGGTTTTGTTCTCCTTTTTGATCACTCGTTCATTATTGAGCACCGGGGGCTAAATTCATACTTTTATTAGTCTATTTTCACGAACCCCAATTCCAACACATTATTTAGGCAATATGATATATTTTTCTTGTGAAAGCGTTTGGGCTATTTTCACTGGTGTAACATTGTTTTGATGTAGAGGCCATGTTTGAATATCCCCTCGTTTAATTTCCCGCCTGTAAGGTTACCTCCAGTTTTTCTTGACGTCTCCTCTCCAGATGCAGAAGTAAGAGCGGcgtatttattattattttttttctcgatGTGAGTCGATCTATTGTTACAGCAAATTAAACGAAAAATAAGTGTACCGTTGGGAGATTTATGGTCTCATTCTCAGAGAATTTCCTAGGAGAGTGCATCAAACTTCTATGCAACAGATGTGACGTTCATTAAGGAGATTGATTTCACTTTTCACTGAAACTATGCAGAATgcgactttaaaaaaaaagaaagtattttgtttttttggatttaAACAGATTGCAAAGTAAAATGTTCCGCTTCTCAGGCTATTCAACTAAGTGAGAGGGCTCAGAGCATAGACCCAGCAGCCGGTTCCGTATGCTTCATTTATCCACCTGCGTCACCTGGTGCGACGGGAACAGTGTCGGGCAGCTGTGTGACGATTCTAGAGACGCTTTGTGGACGTAAAACATGCTTTCTCTTTCAAGCTCAGCTCATAAAAGCGACAGGGTCTCACTGCCATCCTATTTCATGGACACTCTCTACCAAGGGCAGATCATTGTTCTCAGCCAAGGTTTTCAGGTGTTATTTGTTCCTCTCGTCTCTCGACTATGAATACTGGGTATTCCTCAAAGGTCGCTCTCTGAATTTGCTGTGATCCGTTTGGTCCCGCAGTGGTCAGAAAGCTTCCGGCAGCAGGAGTTCTGCGGAAGCTGAAGTGTCGCTGGGGTCTCTACGAGCAGCGCGCTCGGTCTGAAATAGCTAAACACTGCATGTTGTGAAACTGCACtcgtcctagaatggttcaatATGAGCTTGTGTTATACTGTTAGTTTATGCctgcctgttttttttgttttttttacagtttaatcaaagttgtcaaaaaaaacaagatgttgGCCTTTCGCTATTAATTCTATCAGGATTTTCTCTCAATGTCCATGTTTACAAAATATTTATCTCCGAACAAGGCCAAATGAATGAGCTAAACTGCTAACAGCAACACGCTAAGTTGTGATATCAATGCATTCTGACTGGATGGCACTTTCAGGACGCCATCCTCTTTCTGGATTGACAGATGTACAGACGATGATGACACCTGGTAAAGAATGTGGAAATAAACATTGAATTTATTAAATTGTTGGTGTCCAGCATCGTTTCCCTCCTCTTTGCCCCACGTTTTATCCTTCAAGCAGAACTTTGCATCCCCTTAGCAAAAAGTAGTATACTACAGACCATGTACTTAAAGTATTCTAATTCATTACTTCTTTGGACTAAATTGGAACATTTTTAAGTTTATAAAAGTATATTTTCAAGTATACAACAAGTGCACTCATCTATTTACTACTAGTGTACTAGGTATATACTTCCAGTCCACATTTTAGTTTATTGAGGTATACTTTAAGTATACTTTTATGAACTTAGAATTACTAAAAGAAtaccgtttttttttgtttttgtttttttatattgtactttttgttttaacttaAGTATACTTGTAAGTTTGCTTAGCATATTACTTGTACCATACTAtctatgtttatgcattttgcAGGCAAAAGCGACTTAGGTAGGTAGGGTAaaggggtcttgcctaaggacgtACTGGAAGTAGtgcctttcatgcaggggatttgaactgAGGTCACCCACATGACGGGTGGCAGATATAAAAAAGTAAACTTCAAGTATACTGCCTCTGTTTTAGTATAAAATAAGTATGCTCGTAGTACACTTGAATAAACTACTTTTTGCTATGGGTCAGCTCGAATATAATGTAAGAGCCACGTTGGGGTCTTTCAGTGTAGTTCTTTGGAAGTCCACTAAATGTAAAGTTAGTACGGAGTTGTTACTGTTTCTATATAAGGGTAATTGTTAAAGGCAGTCACTTCCAAATACCAACAGTGACGCTGAAATGGAGGTATCATCTATTGACTGTCAATTTCctcaggtcatttgaagagtCGTCCTATTAGCCGCTTCAGGCAGAAGACCCCACAACATCAAAAGTAAATTCAAGATACCCAAAAtgtttaagttcaaattggacCAAGTGCAATTGCTGTTAAATTGGTTTTCTTATTTTAACTTAAATGTAAATTAAATACATACTATTGAGTATCAGTTTCATTATCCACCTGAATTAGTAAAACTtagtaaaaaatttaaatacgAAGGAAAAGGTCATACGTACATTTCAGAAGTTAATGAGGTGTCAGTGAGatatttcagtgccatgtaCCCTGACATTCTAAATAAAAGCGAGGTTTATATAGTTGCCTTAGCCAGCGACACAAGCTTACGAGAGCCTCGTCCCATTTGTGAAACACGGTGGCGGTATCATGGTTTAGGCCCATGTTGCAGCAGTTTGCGTGACGCTCATCACCTTCGTGCTGAACTGAAACGAAAAGAAAGTCGAGCAACAAAACAGTGCCAAACGTGCGGGTCGTTTGTCAAATGAATAAAGTGAAAGTTTCATCCGATAGAAATGCTGTGAAAGAAGTAAGCCGGTCGTTCCAAGAAAACCGATCAACAGTTTCTGGAAAACGATAAGTCGCAAATGTCCATATGCAATAAACAACACTGCGACTGTCGATTCTGCTCAGAATCTCTGCAAAACACTACAAGCCACAGAAGAAACGGCACACAGGTTGGATTAtggtttatatttatatttgtatatatatttatatatatattatattgttTACTTAACAAACATGATAAATGCAATGTCTCCAAGTTAGCATGtaacaataaaaatacaatatcTTTGTGTCCTTAAAGTACATAGAATTAAAacagcaaaacaacaacaacaaaaaaaaaaaacgccctAAGTAGTTCAGAGAGGTACAAATATACAGTACAAATCTATTTTATTCAAAAAAGGgtacaaataaaaatgcaacaaaatagAGATATTAATGCTTTGTTAAAGTCAGGTAGGTGTGGGGTATCCTAAGGGAGCACTTTGGGTCAACAACTCTAAGGCTTCTGATAGAGATCAATACATATTGGTACGGCCAAACGATATTAAACCCCACTATACAAAGTTCATACAACCTGGATTATACTTGAGGATTGAATGTTACATTTACATAATTGCATATATTTTGCAGATTTaggcatttgaaaaaaaaaaaaaaaaaaacagatgctgtttttttttgtgtcgttTTTAAGATAGTTACACGTCACATGGAAAGCTGTGTCACCTTGTGCAGAAAAAGATTACAATTTCAAATTGGAAAATACAGACTTCCGTAAAACTTTTAACCATTCTCATTCTGCTGATTTGAATTGAcatcagcaacacacacacacacacacacacacacacacacacacacacacacacacacacacacacacacacacacaaaagtccTATAATCACCTTTGCAGTTCCAAACTGGATTGACAGGACATAGTTCACGCCAATGTCGTCACAAGAAATAATATTAAACTCTCACATTACCACCAATGGAAAGCTATCCGATTTGTGCAGCCCGTCTGTCTCCTTTTATCCAAACGCACCTTCTGTCGTCCAGAGACGTGTGGACCGAGCACAAAACACCAAACACAATCCATTAATTGTAGGGActcaaaaagaagaagacagatcttgtgcaaaaaaaaaacaacaaaccccCCCCCAGATCTGTGCATGCCTAA
This Odontesthes bonariensis isolate fOdoBon6 chromosome 1, fOdoBon6.hap1, whole genome shotgun sequence DNA region includes the following protein-coding sequences:
- the znf821 gene encoding zinc finger protein 821 isoform X2 encodes the protein MGVGYTMSRRKQTNPFKVNWPFHTSGLTGLQHTINMDGRDEFIEDNECCSNHSQEVQGQDSLSESDSDTDNHGEDSSSNASADDHMTTKRTQCRLQGAGVKEESEEGADHGSSFVCPLCSLDFSSPEKLISHVYQHTSMMSNSKSYVCPVCGRALSSPGSLGRHLLIHSEDRLSNCAVCGARFTDTNNFNREKLKDVFDTTRMDVTGGRDSCSQSLSSSPMSSPGSGTHSCHGPGPSPSSFQGPRLCQASEPSPNLCQSSRPCQGSGHISNQCQGLTQCIGSGPGSGPCSGPGPCTGSDQGPSFASLPDSLLSEGPSLASIPDALNSSSSGLPPIPDILSPMPVYPAGVLLVCNSCVAYQQLVEAQSPMRKWALRRKNEPLDARLQRLERERTAKKNKRACETEEEREMRRLRDREAKRMQRMQETDEQRARRLQRDREAMRLKRANETPEKRQARLIREREAKRIKRRLEKIDPALRTQIEHDPAAMAALTADMSLFQFPCPMPVPSIDNGLFMKLP
- the znf821 gene encoding zinc finger protein 821 isoform X3 codes for the protein MGPFHTSGLTGLQHTINMDGRDEFIEDNECCSNHSQEVQGQDSLSEESDSDTDNHGEDSSSNASADDHMTTKRTQCRLQGAGVKEESEEGADHGSSFVCPLCSLDFSSPEKLISHVYQHTSMMSNSKSYVCPVCGRALSSPGSLGRHLLIHSEDRLSNCAVCGARFTDTNNFNREKLKDVFDTTRMDVTGGRDSCSQSLSSSPMSSPGSGTHSCHGPGPSPSSFQGPRLCQASEPSPNLCQSSRPCQGSGHISNQCQGLTQCIGSGPGSGPCSGPGPCTGSDQGPSFASLPDSLLSEGPSLASIPDALNSSSSGLPPIPDILSPMPVYPAGVLLVCNSCVAYQQLVEAQSPMRKWALRRKNEPLDARLQRLERERTAKKNKRACETEEEREMRRLRDREAKRMQRMQETDEQRARRLQRDREAMRLKRANETPEKRQARLIREREAKRIKRRLEKIDPALRTQIEHDPAAMAALTADMSLFQFPCPMPVPSIDNGLFMKLP
- the znf821 gene encoding zinc finger protein 821 isoform X1: MGVGYTMSRRKQTNPFKVNWPFHTSGLTGLQHTINMDGRDEFIEDNECCSNHSQEVQGQDSLSEESDSDTDNHGEDSSSNASADDHMTTKRTQCRLQGAGVKEESEEGADHGSSFVCPLCSLDFSSPEKLISHVYQHTSMMSNSKSYVCPVCGRALSSPGSLGRHLLIHSEDRLSNCAVCGARFTDTNNFNREKLKDVFDTTRMDVTGGRDSCSQSLSSSPMSSPGSGTHSCHGPGPSPSSFQGPRLCQASEPSPNLCQSSRPCQGSGHISNQCQGLTQCIGSGPGSGPCSGPGPCTGSDQGPSFASLPDSLLSEGPSLASIPDALNSSSSGLPPIPDILSPMPVYPAGVLLVCNSCVAYQQLVEAQSPMRKWALRRKNEPLDARLQRLERERTAKKNKRACETEEEREMRRLRDREAKRMQRMQETDEQRARRLQRDREAMRLKRANETPEKRQARLIREREAKRIKRRLEKIDPALRTQIEHDPAAMAALTADMSLFQFPCPMPVPSIDNGLFMKLP
- the znf821 gene encoding zinc finger protein 821 isoform X4, which encodes MDGRDEFIEDNECCSNHSQEVQGQDSLSEESDSDTDNHGEDSSSNASADDHMTTKRTQCRLQGAGVKEESEEGADHGSSFVCPLCSLDFSSPEKLISHVYQHTSMMSNSKSYVCPVCGRALSSPGSLGRHLLIHSEDRLSNCAVCGARFTDTNNFNREKLKDVFDTTRMDVTGGRDSCSQSLSSSPMSSPGSGTHSCHGPGPSPSSFQGPRLCQASEPSPNLCQSSRPCQGSGHISNQCQGLTQCIGSGPGSGPCSGPGPCTGSDQGPSFASLPDSLLSEGPSLASIPDALNSSSSGLPPIPDILSPMPVYPAGVLLVCNSCVAYQQLVEAQSPMRKWALRRKNEPLDARLQRLERERTAKKNKRACETEEEREMRRLRDREAKRMQRMQETDEQRARRLQRDREAMRLKRANETPEKRQARLIREREAKRIKRRLEKIDPALRTQIEHDPAAMAALTADMSLFQFPCPMPVPSIDNGLFMKLP
- the znf821 gene encoding zinc finger protein 821 isoform X5, with translation MTTKRTQCRLQGAGVKEESEEGADHGSSFVCPLCSLDFSSPEKLISHVYQHTSMMSNSKSYVCPVCGRALSSPGSLGRHLLIHSEDRLSNCAVCGARFTDTNNFNREKLKDVFDTTRMDVTGGRDSCSQSLSSSPMSSPGSGTHSCHGPGPSPSSFQGPRLCQASEPSPNLCQSSRPCQGSGHISNQCQGLTQCIGSGPGSGPCSGPGPCTGSDQGPSFASLPDSLLSEGPSLASIPDALNSSSSGLPPIPDILSPMPVYPAGVLLVCNSCVAYQQLVEAQSPMRKWALRRKNEPLDARLQRLERERTAKKNKRACETEEEREMRRLRDREAKRMQRMQETDEQRARRLQRDREAMRLKRANETPEKRQARLIREREAKRIKRRLEKIDPALRTQIEHDPAAMAALTADMSLFQFPCPMPVPSIDNGLFMKLP